The Coffea arabica cultivar ET-39 chromosome 1e, Coffea Arabica ET-39 HiFi, whole genome shotgun sequence genome has a window encoding:
- the LOC140010122 gene encoding receptor-like protein Cf-9 homolog: MFSISTYASCDHSYPKTTHWTAHTDCCSWDGVTCHNLTGRVIGLDLSCAQLQGVIHPNSTLFRLSHLRHLNLGFNHFIDSRISHRFGSLKSLTHLNLSYSNFQGEIASEISHLSNLISLDLSANELLRYELSNFEAMLQNLTHLRELSLSTVDISSELRVNFSSSLTYLDLMDTGIRGNLPSNIFHLPNMQVVSLGGNENLAISLSKLKLNCNISNSLRQLDLFSTNFSAALPDLIGCIGSLNSLDLSNCQISGVIPESIGNLTQLIELSLDSNYLRGKIPDKFSISQKISWLSLGHNFLTGKFPNSLHNLTHLYHLDLSSNQLTGEIEDFKSRLLSEIQLESNQLSGSIPPSIFTIPTLSVLELSSNHFTGVGQDLFVNFNQFQENPLQNEAPWNTTINVSISYSNFVHLGLSSCQIKEFPEFLRNSERLDFLDLSNNMIHGEIPSWFMSKTFDKLIYLNLSHNFLIGTIDPLPVTPHLEFLDVSSNSLQGRMPSSLCELSILTILDLSNNNLSGPIPQCLGNSSQSLEIMDLGNNRLFGTIPTTFSKGNSLGFLMLNDNQLQGPLPRSLAHCEGLELLDLGNNKIDDKFPVWLETLSYLKVLILTSNRFHGAIGNCQTKSPFPRLRIIDASHNELTGALPEEILSNFKAMKSSKHQQKEFQYMKLTFINDYYIHSVGLFIKGTEYSLERVLITRIAIDFSSNRFEGQIPEIIGSLHSLQLLTLSRNNFSGPIPKALGNLNMLESLDLSWNQLEGTIPRELLNLDFLEFLNLSENRLVGPIPRGRHFDTFGDDSYRGNLDLCGFPLTKDCGDIEATPPATPWEAEQQYDDSEFFDGFTWKAVLLGYGCGLVLGLIMGGLIFLTGKPRWFVLIVEESFKPRRQSRKWIHIRT, from the coding sequence ATGTTTAGCATTTCAACTTATGCTTCCTGTGATCATTCATATCCAAAGACAACACATTGGACAGCACATACAGACTGTTGTAGTTGGGACGGCGTCACATGCCACAACCTCACTGGTCGTGTAATTGGGCTGGATTTGAGTTGCGCCCAGCTTCAGGGAGTCATCCATCCAAACTCCACTCTTTTCCGTCTTTCTCATCTCCGCCATCTCAACCTTGGTTTTAATCATTTCATCGATTCACGGATTTCACACCGATTTGGCTCACTGAAAAGTTTAACCCACCTCAATCTCTCATATTCAAATTTCCAAGGTGAAATTGCTTCAGAAATATCACACCTATCCAACCTAATTTCACTTGATCTATCTGCCAATGAGCTTCTAAGATATGAACTTAGCAATTTTGAAGCGATGCTTCAAAACTTAACCCATTTAAGAGAGCTGTCACTTTCAACAGTAGACATCTCATCCGAGTTGAGGGTGAATTTTTCTTCATCTTTGACATATCTAGATCTCATGGATACTGGAATAAGAGGTAATTTACCAAGTAATATTTTTCATCTGCCGAATATGCAAGTTGTCTCGTTAGGTGGCAATGAGAATCTTGCTATTAGTTTATCGAAATTGAAATTGAACTGCAACATTTCTAATTCTCTGAGGCAGTTGGACCTATTTAGTACAAATTTCTCTGCTGCGTTGCCAGATTTGATTGGGTGCATAGGGTCCTTAAATTCTTTGGATCTAAGTAATTGTCAAATTTCTGGTGTCATTCCTGAATCAATTGGCAACCTTACCCAGCTTATTGAATTATCTCTGGATTCTAACTATCTTCGAGGGAAAATTCCAGATAAATTTTCcatttcacaaaaaataagTTGGCTGTCACTTGGTCACAATTTTTTGACTGGGAAATTTCCAAACTCACTTCACAACCTTACGCATCTTTACCATTTAGATCTCTCTAGTAATCAACTGACGGGGGAAATCGAAGATTTCAAAAGTAGGTTACTATCAGAGATTCAGTTGGAAAGTAATCAATTAAGTGGTTCAATTCCTCCATCAATTTTTACTATTCCGACCCTATCTGTCCTTGAGCTTTCATCAAACCATTTTACCGGGGTTGGGCAAGACTTATTTGTgaactttaatcagtttcaagAGAACCCACTTCAGAATGAAGCACCATGGAACACTACAATCAATGTAAGCATTTCCTATTCAAATTTCGTGCACTTGGGACTGTCTTCTTGCCAGATAAAGGAATTTCCAGAGTTTCTTAGAAATTCAGAGAGATTAGATTTTCTGGACCTCTCAAATAACATGATTCATGGCGAAATCCCAAGCTGGTTCATGTCTAAGACTTTTGATAAGTTGATCTACTTGAACCTTTCGCATAACTTTTTGATTGGTACCATAGACCCACTACCTGTTACTCCACATTTGGAGTTTCTAGATGTGAGTTCCAACTCACTTCAGGGCCGAATGCCTTCTTCTCTCTGTGAATTAAGTATTCTTACTATTCTTGATTTATCAAATAACAATTTGTCTGGCCCAATTCCTCAATGCTTGGGAAACTCCAGCCAATCTCTAGAAATTATGGATTTGGGAAATAATAGGCTTTTTGGCACCATTCCCACAACATTTTCAAAAGGCAACTCTCTGGGGTTTCTTATGCTGAATGACAATCAATTGCAAGGGCCATTGCCACGATCTTTAGCTCATTGTGAAGGTCTGGAACTCCTTGATTTAGGCAACAACAAGATAGATGATAAATTTCCAGTTTGGTTGGAAACTCTTTCTTATCTGAAGGTCCTAATATTGACATCTAATCGATTTCACGGAGCAATTGGCAATTGTCAGACGAAAAGTCCATTTCCTCGGCTAAGAATTATTGATGCATCCCACAATGAGCTCACTGGTGCTCTACCTGAAGAAATTCTCAGCAACTTCAAAGCTATGAAAAGTTCAAAGCATCAACAAAAGGAATTCCAGTATATGAAGTTAACTTTCATTAATGATTATTACATCCATTCTGTGGGTTTATTTATCAAAGGGACAGAGTACAGTCTTGAAAGAGTTCTAATAACTCGAATAGCCATTGACTTCTCAAGCAACAGATTCGAAGGACAAATTCCAGAGATTATCGGATCCCTTCATTCTCTTCAATTACTTACTCTCTCTCGTAATAACTTCAGTGGTCCAATTCCTAAGGCATTAGGGAATTTGAATATGCTTGAATCTCTCGACCTCTCGTGGAACCAACTTGAAGGAACCATTCCTAGGGAGCTATTGAATCTAGATTTTCTTGAATTCTTAAACCTTTCTGAAAATCGTCTAGTTGGACCCATTCCACGAGGAAGGCATTTTGatacatttggagatgattcaTACAGAGGGAACTTGGACTTGTGTGGATTTCCGCTGACTAAAGATTGTGGAGATATAGAGGCAACACCACCAGCCACGCCATGGGAAGCCGAACAACAATATGATGATTCTGAATTCTTTGATGGGTTCACTTGGAAAGCTGTTCTCTTGGGATATGGTTGTGGATTAGTGCTCGGATTAATTATGGGAGGTCTCATATTCTTAACTGGAAAACCAAGATGGTTTGTACTGATTGTCGAAGAGTCATTCAAACCGCGAAGGCAATCGAGGAAATGGATCCACATACGAACTTAA